Proteins co-encoded in one Zootoca vivipara chromosome 3, rZooViv1.1, whole genome shotgun sequence genomic window:
- the TDRP gene encoding testis development-related protein produces the protein MWKLNKSGKVLLDDSPEEEESQSPPPATPAATFSAQVQGAGFRGWKEVTTIFNKDDEQQLLTGCKSPKSKGTSLKLKEDVKSEKKAGFWDSLVIKQNIQSRKPDEIEGWEPPQIPASDNLSDAGSTLSDYPSWSGWEDETKGSTKYTNLSSSGNSSRWSIRSAGRLVSIRRQSKGNLTDNWEELE, from the exons ATGTGGAAACTCAACAAGAGCGGCAAAGTTCTCCTGGATGATTCTCCGGAGGAAGAAGAGAGCCAGTCCCCACCTCCAGCGACACCAGCAGCTACCTTCTCAGCACAG gttcaaggagcaggttttcgaGGTTGGAAGGAAGTAACAACCATATTTAATAAGGATGATGAACAACAGTTACTAACAGGATGTAAATCTCCAAAATCTAAAGG AACAAGCTTAAAATTAAAAGAGGATGTGAAATCTGAAAAGAAAGCTGGATTTTGGGACAGTTTGGTGATAAAACAGAACATCCAGTCCAGGAAGCCAGACGAAATTGAAGGATGGGAACCACCACAGATCCCTGCCAGTGATAACCTCAGCGACGCAGGAAGTACTCTGAGTGACTATCCATCTTGGTCAGGTTGGGAAGACGAAACCAAAGGCTCCACAAAATACACCAACCTGTCAAGCTCAGGAAATAGCTCAAGATGGAGCATCAGATCAGCTGGAAGGTTGGTTAGCATAAGGCGACAAAGCAAAGGCAACCTTACTGATAACTGGGAAGAACTAGAATGA